CTGCAGCACGGAAGGCTGCAAGCAGGTCGAGACGATGTGCCCGCTTGTTTTCTTCATCCGCGTTTACCGTCACTTCGTCGAAGAAGCGGTCGATCGGTGCACGAAGGCCGGCGAGCGCCGCCATCGCGCCGGAGAAGTCCTCCGCCTCGATGGCTTGGGCTGCTGCCGGTTCCGAAGTCGCCAATGCATCCATCAGCGCCTTTTCGGCAAGCTCCGGCTCGTAGGAAAGCTCTTTCGCATGGCGGAGGGCCATCTTGGCATCAATCACCGCCTTCATGTCGGGATCGTCGACCAGCGCGAGCGGGTCTTCCTCGCCGGTGCGCGCGATTTCGCCTTCCGCGCCGTGCCAGTCTTCCTTCTTGAGGATATTGGCCGCCCGCTTGTATCCGGCGAGCAGGTTGGCCCCGTCCTCAGTTTCCATGAAGGACTGGAGCGCCTTCACCCGGGCGAGCAGGCGGACGAGATCGTCTTCGCCGCCGAGCGCGAAGACCGCGTCGATAAGGTCGTGGCGGACCCCGGCCTCGCGCTGCTGGACCTTGAGGCGGTCGGCGAAGAAATCGAGCAGATCGCCCTGCGCCACGCCGAAACGAAGACCGTTATCCTGCAGGATGCGAATGACGCCGAGAGCCGCACGGCGAAGCGCGAAAGGATCCTTCGATCCGGTAGGCTTCTCGTCGATGGAGAAGAAGCTGCGCAGCGTATCCAGCTTGTCCGCCAGGCTCACCGCCACCGTGACAGGCGCAGTCGGCACGTCATCGCCCTGCCCGACCGGCTTGTAGTGATCGCGGATCGCGTCGGCGACGGCATCGGGCAGGCCCTCGGCGCGGGCGTAGTAGCCGCCCATCAGGCCCTGCAGTTCGGGGAACTCGCCGACCATCTCGGTGACGAGGTCGGCCTTCGCGAGACGCGCGGCCTGTTCGGCCATGTCGGGGTCGGCGCCCTTGACCACGCCTTCCTCGACCAGCCAGCGGGCCAGCTTGGCCACGCGCTCGACCTTGTCGGCGACGGTGCCCAGCTTTTCGTGGAAGGTGATGCGCTTGAGGCCTTCGGCGTGCTCGGCGAGCGTCTTCTTGCGGTCGACGTCCCAGAAGAAGCGCGCGTCGGACAGGCGGGCGGCGAGGACCTTGCGGTTGCCGTCGACAACGCGCGCGCCGCCGTCTTCCGCCTCGATATTCGCGGTGCAGATGAAGGCGTTGGCGAGATTGCCCTTATCGTCCTCGCAGACGAAATACTTCTGGTTCACGCGCGCGGTAAGCTGGATCGTCTCGGGCGGGACCTCGAGGAAATCTTCCTCGAACCGGCCGAGCAGCGGGACGGGCCATTCGGTAAGGCCGGCGTTCTCGACCACCAGACCCTCGTCCTCGACCAGCTTGAGACTTGCACCCTTCGCGGCGGCCATTGCGCCAATCCTGATTTCTTCCTCGCGAAGCCTATGGTCGACAATCACATGGGCATCAAAGAGTCTGCGCTGATAGTCGTCGGGATTACCGATTTCGATCATGCCGTTGCTGTTCAGAACAGTCGGGTTCTTGTCTTTGAAAAACTCGACCGGCAGCCCGAAATTGCGCGACTTCGGATCGGATTTCCTGATGCCATGGAAGCGATGGCCCGCAGTTTCGCGACCGCTTTTCACACCATGTACCTCGCACTCGACCACGTCGTCACCCAGTAGTGCGACGATGCCCGAGAGCGGGCGAACCCAGCGAAGGCTTTCGGTGCTCATGGAGGCAGCGCCCCAGCGCATCGACTTGGGCCAGCTGAAGTCGCGGATAATCGCGGGGATCGCTTCGGCGAGCAGGTCCCTGGTCGCCTTGCCCGGCTTTTCGATCACGGCGAAATAGGTGCTGCGGCCCTTCACGTCGCGCAGTTCCAGCTGGTCGCGGGTGACGCCGTTCTTGCGGCAGAAGCCCTCGATCGCC
Above is a window of Qipengyuania gaetbuli DNA encoding:
- the glyS gene encoding glycine--tRNA ligase subunit beta, which gives rise to MSDFLLELRSEEIPARMQAGARDELEKLFRREMEAAGVTVGDITVWSTPRRLALIAHGLPQATEAVSEEAKGPPEGAPEQAIEGFCRKNGVTRDQLELRDVKGRSTYFAVIEKPGKATRDLLAEAIPAIIRDFSWPKSMRWGAASMSTESLRWVRPLSGIVALLGDDVVECEVHGVKSGRETAGHRFHGIRKSDPKSRNFGLPVEFFKDKNPTVLNSNGMIEIGNPDDYQRRLFDAHVIVDHRLREEEIRIGAMAAAKGASLKLVEDEGLVVENAGLTEWPVPLLGRFEEDFLEVPPETIQLTARVNQKYFVCEDDKGNLANAFICTANIEAEDGGARVVDGNRKVLAARLSDARFFWDVDRKKTLAEHAEGLKRITFHEKLGTVADKVERVAKLARWLVEEGVVKGADPDMAEQAARLAKADLVTEMVGEFPELQGLMGGYYARAEGLPDAVADAIRDHYKPVGQGDDVPTAPVTVAVSLADKLDTLRSFFSIDEKPTGSKDPFALRRAALGVIRILQDNGLRFGVAQGDLLDFFADRLKVQQREAGVRHDLIDAVFALGGEDDLVRLLARVKALQSFMETEDGANLLAGYKRAANILKKEDWHGAEGEIARTGEEDPLALVDDPDMKAVIDAKMALRHAKELSYEPELAEKALMDALATSEPAAAQAIEAEDFSGAMAALAGLRAPIDRFFDEVTVNADEENKRAHRLDLLAAFRAAVHKVADFSRIEG